The DNA sequence GCGGCGCGTACGCCCACCACGAAGGCGAGGCGAGCATCAACCGGCTGATGGCTTCGCGCGCGCGGCACGTGGTGGTGATCGCGGACAGCGGCAAGCTCGGCGGCCACGCGTTCGCCCGCATCTGCGACACGGCGGCGGTCGACCGGCTGATCACGGACTCGGGCGCGGACCCCGGCCACATCTCGGCTTTCGAAGCGGCCGGGGTCGACGTCCTCCTGGCTTAGGCGTCGAGGAGGTCGAACGCGAGCAGGCCGGCGCCGAGGCGGCCGGCTTCGTCGCCGAGCTTCGCGATGCGCAGCTCCGGCATCTGCTGGAACGTCAGGTGCGCCGCCAGCCACTCGCGCACCGGCTCCAGCACGTAGTCGGCCGCCGTGAACAGGCCGCCGCCCAGGACGATCACCTCCGGGCCGAGCAGCGTCAGCAGCGTCCGGATGCCGTGGCCGAGGCCGTCGAGGGCGTCCTGGACCACCGCCACCGCGACCTCGTCGCCGCCGCGGGCCAGCTCCACGACTTCGCGGGCGCCGTCGGCCGGGCGGCCGGTGCGCTCGGTGTAGCGGCGCGCGATCGAGGCCGCCGACGAGATCGCCTCCAGGCAGCCGGTCGCCCCGCAGCCGCACTTGCCCGGGTGGCCGACGTCGATGTGGCCGACCTCGCCCGCCTGGCCGTGCGCGCGGTGGATCCGGCCGTCGAGCAGCAGCGCGGCCGCGATCCCGGTGCCGACCGGGATGAACGCCGCGTTCGTGGCACCCTGCCCGGCGCCGACCCGGAACTCGGCGATGCCGCCCGCGGTGACGTCGTGCCCGAACGCCACCGGCAGCCCGAGCCGCCCTTCCAGCAGCTCCCCGAAGTGGACTTCGCGCCAGTCGAGGTTGGCGGAGAAGTGGCAGATCCGGGTCTCCTCGTCGACGATCCCGGGCACCACGACGCCGACGGCGGCGGGCCGCCCGGTGCCCGCCTGCTCCGTCAGCGCGG is a window from the Amycolatopsis sp. cg9 genome containing:
- a CDS encoding ROK family protein; translation: MVAALDVGGTTIKAALLDEQLRPQAALRAETARSADGTALAAQVVDIVAALTEQAGTGRPAAVGVVVPGIVDEETRICHFSANLDWREVHFGELLEGRLGLPVAFGHDVTAGGIAEFRVGAGQGATNAAFIPVGTGIAAALLLDGRIHRAHGQAGEVGHIDVGHPGKCGCGATGCLEAISSAASIARRYTERTGRPADGAREVVELARGGDEVAVAVVQDALDGLGHGIRTLLTLLGPEVIVLGGGLFTAADYVLEPVREWLAAHLTFQQMPELRIAKLGDEAGRLGAGLLAFDLLDA